The genomic DNA CCTCCGACGCGGGGTCTGCCGCGCTCGTCAGCTCCGGTGCCTCTTGCATCCTGCGGTCCCCTCACCCAGTGGTCCACCAGTTAATGAGCGTTAACGCATTTCCTTCAGGTTAACGACCGCTAACCTCCCTGTCTAGAATTGCTTCCATGGCCACGAGAACCGACGCCCCCACCCGCCGCGAGCAGATCCTCAAGGAGGCTGCCCGGCTCTTCGCCGAGCGCGGCTTCCACGGTGTGGGGGTCGACGAGATAGGTGCCGCGGTCGGCATCAGCGGCCCCGGTCTGTACCGGCACTTCGCGGGCAAGGACGCGATGCTCGCCGAGCTGCTCGTGGGGATCAGCGGGCAGCTGCTGACGGGCGGCAAGCGCCGGGCGGCCGAGGCGGAGGGCGACCCCGAGGCGCTCCTCGACTCGCTCATCGAGGGGCACATCGACTTCGCGCTCGACGACCGCCCCCTGATCACCCTGCACGACCGTGAGCTGGACCGCCTCCGGGACAGTGACCGCAAGCTCGTGCGGCAGCTCCAGCGCCAGTACGTCGAGCTGTGGGTGGAGGTGGTGCGCAACGTGTACCCGGGCCTCGACGAACCCGCCGCCCGTTCCGCCGTGCACTCCGTCTTCGGCCTGCTGAACTCCACGCCACACCTGGGGCGTCCGGGCGCGCTTCCGGGGCGCGCGGGGACCGCCGCACTCCTTCACCGTATGGCGCGAGGTGCCTTCGGGGCCGCCGGGGCGTGACGAGCGTCTCGGGGTGGTTGCCCTGGACGACTGTCGCAACCGGTCGGTAACCTATGTCTGAGCAAGCGCTTAGACATAACCCAAGGTGGAGGTAGCGGTGCGCCGTACGGTGTTCAACGAGGATCACGAGGCGTTCCGGGAGACCCTGCGCGCCTTCATCGAGGCCGAGGTCGTCCCGGTCTACGACGAATGGTTCGCCGCCGGCCAGGCGCCGCGCGACTTCTACTACAAGCTCGCCGAGCTGGGCGTCTTCGGCATCCGCGTGGACGAGGAGCACGGCGGCGCGGGCATCGACTCGTACAAGTTCGAGGCCGTCCTGTACGAGGAGACCGCCCGCGCGGGTATCTCCTTCGGCGGCTCCGGTGTGCACGTGCTGCTCGGCCTGCCCTACATCAAGCTGCTCGCCACCGACGAGCAGAAGAAGCGCTTCCTGCCGAAGTTCGTCTCCGGCGAGGAGATGTGGGCCATCGCGATGACCGAGCCGGGCACCGGCTCCGACCTCGCGGGCATGAAGACCACCGCGAAGCTCTCCGACGACGGCACGCACTACGTGCTCAACGGCGCCAAGACCTTCATCACGGGTGGCGTGCACGCCGACCGCATGATCGTCTGCGCTCGCACCTCCGCGCCCACCAAGGAGGACCGCCGCCACGGCATCTCCCTCTTCGTGGTGGACACCAAGGCCGAGGGCTACTCGGTGGGCCGCAAGCTCGACAAGCTCGGCCTGAAGACCTCGGACACCGCCGAGCTGGCGTTCGTCGACGTGAAGGTCCCGGTCGAGGACCTCCTCGGCGAGGAGAACAAGGGCTTCTACTACCTCGGCCACAACCTCGCCTCCGAGCGTTGGGGCATCGCCTTCGGCGCGTACGCGCAGGCCAAGGCCGCCGTCCGGTTCGCCAAGCAGTACGTGCAGGAGCGGGTCGTCTTCGGCCAGCCCGTCGCCGCCTTCCAGAACACCAAGTTCGAACTGGCCGCCTGCCAGGCCGAGGTGGACGCGGCCGAGGCCGTCGTCGACCGGGCCACCGAGGCCCTGGACGCCGGTGAGCTGACCCCCGCCGAGGCGGCCAGCGCCAAGCTGTTCGCCACCGAGGTCGCGCACCGTGTCATCGACCGCTGCCTCCAGCTGCACGGCGGCTACGGCTTCATGAACGAGTACCCGATAGCCCGCCTCTACGCGGACAACCGCGTCAACCGCATCTACGGCGGCACCAGCGAGATCATGAAGACGATCATCGCCAAGGACATGGGCCTGTAAGCTCCGCGAAAAAAGTTCAAGGTACAACTGACCTATGAGTCAGGCACTTGAGTCCCTGCTCGATCTACTCGACCTCGAGCGGATCGAGCAGGACATCTTCCGCGGCCAGTCC from Streptomyces avermitilis MA-4680 = NBRC 14893 includes the following:
- a CDS encoding TetR/AcrR family transcriptional regulator, yielding MATRTDAPTRREQILKEAARLFAERGFHGVGVDEIGAAVGISGPGLYRHFAGKDAMLAELLVGISGQLLTGGKRRAAEAEGDPEALLDSLIEGHIDFALDDRPLITLHDRELDRLRDSDRKLVRQLQRQYVELWVEVVRNVYPGLDEPAARSAVHSVFGLLNSTPHLGRPGALPGRAGTAALLHRMARGAFGAAGA
- a CDS encoding acyl-CoA dehydrogenase family protein — translated: MRRTVFNEDHEAFRETLRAFIEAEVVPVYDEWFAAGQAPRDFYYKLAELGVFGIRVDEEHGGAGIDSYKFEAVLYEETARAGISFGGSGVHVLLGLPYIKLLATDEQKKRFLPKFVSGEEMWAIAMTEPGTGSDLAGMKTTAKLSDDGTHYVLNGAKTFITGGVHADRMIVCARTSAPTKEDRRHGISLFVVDTKAEGYSVGRKLDKLGLKTSDTAELAFVDVKVPVEDLLGEENKGFYYLGHNLASERWGIAFGAYAQAKAAVRFAKQYVQERVVFGQPVAAFQNTKFELAACQAEVDAAEAVVDRATEALDAGELTPAEAASAKLFATEVAHRVIDRCLQLHGGYGFMNEYPIARLYADNRVNRIYGGTSEIMKTIIAKDMGL